One segment of Salvia splendens isolate huo1 chromosome 20, SspV2, whole genome shotgun sequence DNA contains the following:
- the LOC121781878 gene encoding transcription repressor OFP8-like, protein MENHHHHHHLMLKISRLLPSSFTSCHFTNLSDVAHSSINPTTKPSSTKTADDKPRAALSSTSNNALFTSSDDLDTDTFFSLSSISGDSFHLRTASTRFKHMASIDEAAFRSSSSAAAGKKMPIKADDELGFDHTSTQLYYGSAAGGFRRRRRRRSRGGGALMGMGESYAVEKSTRDPRGDFRASMVEMIVDKQMFAAADLERLLRCFLSLNSAAYHSMICDVFSEICQTLFTN, encoded by the coding sequence ATGgaaaaccaccaccaccaccaccacctaaTGCTCAAAATCTCTCGCCTCCTCCCTTCCTCCTTCACTTCTTGCCACTTCACAAATCTATCCGACGTGGCACACTCCTCCATTAATCCCACCACCAAACCCTCCTCCACCAAAACCGCCGATGATAAGCCACGCGCCGCCCTCTCCTCCACCTCCAACAACGCCCTGTTCACCAGCAGCGACGACCTCGACACCGACACCTTCTTCAGCCTCTCCTCCATCTCCGGCGACTCCTTCCACCTCCGCACCGCCTCCACGCGCTTCAAGCACATGGCCAGCATCGACGAAGCTGCCttccgctcctcctcctccgccgccgctggAAAAAAAATGCCGATCAAGGCCGACGACGAGCTAGGATTCGACCACACCTCGACTCAGCTCTACTACGGCTCCGCCGCCGGGGGTttccggcggcggcggaggaggaggagccgcGGCGGCGGGGCGTTGATGGGGATGGGGGAGAGCTACGCGGTGGAGAAGAGCACGAGGGATCCGAGGGGGGATTTCAGGGCGTCGATGGTGGAGATGATCGTCGACAAGCAGATGTTCGCGGCCGCCGATTTGGAGCGCCTGCTGCGCTGTTTCTTGTCGTTGAATTCGGCGGCGTATCATTCTATGATATGTGATGTTTTTTCGGAAATTTGTCAAACTTTGTTtacaaattaa